The following proteins are encoded in a genomic region of Xanthomonas cassavae CFBP 4642:
- the asnB gene encoding asparagine synthase (glutamine-hydrolyzing), with protein sequence MCGIVALRSFVAETPLQARAERALDALSRRGPDAQGLLCLEQPVPTALGHRRLAILDLTDAATQPMRCTETGNTVVFNGEIYNFLELRRELEALGHAFRTDSDTEVILHGWRAWGEDLFPRCNGMWALVLLDQASGDLIYCRDRMGVKPLYLHHDGRQLVLASEIRAIAACLGGYPPPNPAAVFDFLVTGLSDHTGETFYAGIRAVPPGWLYRVSPTGHSRRTPYHQWPLPGAVAPLDAQATVELLEDSTRLRLRSDAPTVSLLSGGLDSSILTTLSVQAGALPRTCFAGAFTYGYDDAEQAGFDETDAAASLMRTLGRSERHFLHRVRAIPDEEELLALVAAQEEPFCTPSILASFRMYRAIRAAGYKVVLNGEGADELFGGYVRLYLALSARSALHQARLPTAIRLLSTGAADPRLLLNRLAWDLPVGPLGALLRRHRPSVACMSSALWHDQAARLRLLQVDRRADVQARLRSDVLSTNLPMVLRMTDRNSMSAGVEVRAPFLDYRLVERALSTPALQRMGDYHGKAMLRHAFADRLPARVTTQRKSTGFGHAEQFLVDRMPLQQALATLPAGVNTLLDVARLRKELASGRSHSTLWFAVSVALWYRSVYA encoded by the coding sequence ATGTGCGGCATAGTCGCGCTGCGTAGCTTCGTGGCGGAAACGCCGTTGCAGGCACGCGCCGAACGCGCGCTGGATGCCTTGTCCCGCCGCGGTCCGGACGCGCAGGGGCTGCTGTGCCTGGAGCAGCCGGTGCCCACTGCGTTGGGCCACCGTCGCTTGGCGATCCTGGACCTGACCGACGCCGCCACCCAGCCGATGCGCTGCACCGAGACCGGCAACACGGTGGTCTTCAATGGCGAGATCTACAACTTCCTCGAGTTGCGCCGCGAACTGGAGGCGTTGGGTCACGCGTTCCGCACCGACAGCGACACCGAGGTGATCCTGCACGGCTGGCGCGCCTGGGGCGAGGACCTGTTCCCACGTTGCAACGGCATGTGGGCCCTGGTGCTACTGGATCAGGCGAGCGGCGATCTGATCTATTGCCGCGACCGGATGGGTGTCAAACCCTTGTATCTGCACCACGACGGCCGGCAACTGGTGCTGGCCAGCGAGATCCGTGCCATCGCTGCCTGCTTGGGGGGTTACCCGCCCCCCAATCCGGCGGCGGTGTTCGACTTCCTGGTCACCGGTCTGTCCGACCACACCGGCGAGACCTTTTACGCAGGCATCCGCGCCGTCCCGCCAGGCTGGCTGTACCGGGTGTCGCCCACTGGTCACAGCCGGCGCACGCCATACCACCAGTGGCCCCTGCCCGGCGCAGTTGCACCGCTGGATGCGCAGGCCACTGTGGAACTGCTCGAGGACTCTACCCGCCTGCGTCTGCGCTCGGATGCTCCCACCGTCTCGCTGCTGTCGGGTGGATTGGACAGCTCGATCCTGACCACTCTCAGCGTGCAGGCCGGTGCGCTGCCACGTACCTGCTTCGCCGGCGCCTTCACCTACGGCTACGACGATGCCGAGCAAGCCGGTTTCGACGAAACCGACGCCGCGGCAAGCCTGATGCGCACGCTGGGGCGGAGCGAGCGTCACTTCCTTCATCGCGTCCGCGCGATTCCGGACGAGGAGGAGCTGCTGGCACTGGTGGCCGCGCAGGAAGAGCCATTCTGTACGCCGTCGATACTGGCGAGTTTCCGCATGTATCGCGCCATCCGCGCCGCCGGTTACAAGGTGGTGCTCAATGGCGAGGGCGCCGATGAGCTGTTCGGTGGATACGTGCGCCTGTACCTGGCCCTGAGCGCACGCAGTGCGCTACACCAGGCACGGCTGCCGACCGCCATCCGGCTGCTGTCCACCGGTGCTGCGGACCCGCGCCTGCTGCTCAACCGCCTTGCGTGGGATCTGCCGGTCGGCCCGCTGGGCGCATTGCTGCGCCGGCATCGGCCAAGTGTGGCCTGCATGTCCTCGGCGTTGTGGCACGACCAGGCGGCACGGTTGCGACTACTGCAGGTCGATCGGCGAGCGGACGTCCAGGCGCGCCTGCGCAGCGACGTGCTGTCGACCAATCTTCCGATGGTGTTGCGCATGACCGACCGCAACAGCATGTCCGCCGGCGTGGAGGTCCGTGCACCGTTCCTGGACTATCGCCTGGTCGAGCGCGCGCTGTCGACGCCAGCGCTGCAGCGGATGGGCGACTATCACGGCAAGGCGATGTTGCGACACGCGTTCGCTGATCGCTTGCCGGCGCGCGTGACCACGCAGCGCAAGAGCACCGGCTTCGGGCATGCCGAGCAATTCCTGGTCGACCGCATGCCGTTGCAGCAGGCGCTGGCAACGCTGCCGGCAGGGGTGAACACGCTGCTGGATGTGGCGCGGCTCCGCAAGGAGCTTGCCAGCGGCAGGTCCCACAGCACGCTGTGGTTCGCCGTCTCGGTCGCGCTGTGGTATCGGAGCGTGTATGCGTAG
- a CDS encoding class I SAM-dependent methyltransferase has translation MRSALPTSQDSWTPDHGHCRCCGGTQAQRTVWAEVYVGTGQELRRCGACAAVYLAPDLTEAALQHFYVHDYRRLFPAEIPWGSQARFFAWRGDRWIARSRLQQIAPALAPAARVLEVGSGFGAFLGAAAVLRPDLHLSACEPDAAHRDGLLDGAAVRFLPALDAVADGQFDAVVAFHVLEHLTDPRAFLAALARILVPEGQAWIEVPDLISGWRSRTYVHPAHLSYFSVPLLRRLVEAAGLEVVSCGPYSNRGVLAGNIWLQLRQPAQRRSAAPLAMADPHEVATVDARLDQVGWSGRDRLQRRLKHGLMGVLGRGLFGELQRWRGYRQLCKDQANDALR, from the coding sequence ATGCGTAGCGCGCTGCCGACATCGCAGGACTCCTGGACGCCCGACCATGGGCATTGCCGCTGTTGTGGCGGTACGCAGGCGCAACGCACGGTCTGGGCAGAGGTCTATGTCGGAACCGGCCAGGAACTGCGCCGCTGCGGCGCATGTGCAGCGGTGTATCTGGCACCAGACCTCACCGAGGCGGCGTTGCAGCATTTCTATGTTCACGACTATCGCCGGCTGTTTCCCGCAGAAATCCCTTGGGGTAGCCAAGCGCGTTTCTTCGCCTGGCGCGGCGATCGCTGGATCGCGCGCAGCCGGCTGCAGCAGATCGCGCCGGCGCTCGCGCCGGCAGCCAGGGTGCTGGAGGTCGGCTCCGGCTTCGGTGCCTTCCTCGGCGCCGCTGCCGTCCTGCGTCCGGACCTGCACTTGTCTGCCTGCGAACCGGATGCTGCGCATCGCGATGGATTGCTCGACGGCGCAGCGGTGAGGTTCCTGCCCGCACTGGACGCGGTCGCCGATGGGCAGTTCGACGCCGTTGTCGCCTTCCATGTCCTCGAGCACCTGACCGATCCGCGCGCGTTTCTGGCGGCATTGGCGCGCATCCTGGTGCCCGAGGGACAGGCGTGGATCGAAGTCCCGGACCTGATAAGCGGATGGCGCTCGCGCACCTACGTCCACCCAGCCCATCTGAGCTATTTTTCAGTGCCATTGCTGCGGCGACTGGTCGAGGCGGCAGGCCTGGAGGTCGTGTCCTGCGGTCCGTATTCCAATCGCGGTGTCCTGGCCGGCAACATCTGGCTACAGCTGCGGCAACCCGCACAGCGGCGCAGCGCTGCGCCATTGGCGATGGCAGATCCGCACGAAGTTGCCACGGTCGACGCACGCCTGGACCAGGTGGGATGGAGCGGTCGGGATCGACTGCAGCGGCGGCTCAAGCACGGCCTGATGGGCGTGCTCGGCAGAGGCCTGTTCGGTGAGCTGCAGCGCTGGCGCGGATACCGCCAGCTTTGCAAGGACCAGGCAAACGATGCGCTTCGCTGA